In the Deinococcus yavapaiensis KR-236 genome, GCGATCAACGGCTTCGCGCTCGGCGGCGGACTCGAACTCGCTTTGGCGTGCGACGTGCGCGTGGCGTCTCCCACGGCGAAGCTCGGCTTGCCCGAAGTCGGCCTCGGCCTCATTCCCGGCTTCGGCGGCACGCAACGGCTTCCCCGGCTGATCGGCGCGGGCCGCGCTCTCGACCTCATGCTGACGGGACGGCAGGTGGGGGCTCAAGAAGCGCTTGTGATGGGCCTCGTGAACTACGTTGCCGAGGACGTCTTGTCGCGCTCGCGCGAACTCGCGCAGCAAATGCTCAAGAACGCCCCGATGAGCCTCGGGCTCGTGAAGGAAGCGGTGCGGCGCGGCCTCGACGCACCGCTCGACCACGCGTTGGAAATCGAGGCGGACTTGTTCGGAATGACCGTCACCACGAAGGACTTCAAGGAAGGCACGCGCGCCTTCTTGGAGAAGCGTCCTGCCAGCTTTCAAGGCGAGTGACGCTTAAGAACAAACTTCGCGTGAAGGAATGCGTGGCAACGCGCCCACCGAAAGGTGCGTAATGACGGTATGGACGCATCCAACGAGAAACTCACGGTGACCGTCGCCGGAGGCGTCATCCTCGACGTCGAAGGCGAGCGGCCGTCTCAATCTCAAGAACGCGCCTCGGTGGACCGTCCCGTCGAGTTCGCGACGCCAAGGCAAAAGCTCATCGAAGAAGCCGACGGCGCGATTCGCCGCGATCTCGTGAGCTTTCCCAAAGCGCTCGCCGCGTACGACGCGCTCACGCACGACCCCGAGGCGCTCGCGAGCTGGGACATGGCCAATTACATCACGATGCGCAAGCTCGGCTACAACGATCACGGGCGCGTGCACGCGTTCGTCACGGGCGCGGCGAGCATGGCGATCCTCGACTTGCTCGTCGCGGGCGGCGTGCGCCCCGACCTCGTCGAGAGCGGTCTGGGCGACCTCGACGACGCGTACCTCGCCGTGATCCTCGGAACGATGCTGCACGACATCGGCAACGGCGTTCACCGCGTCGCCCACGAGCAGATCGGCGTGTCGCTCGCCTTGCCGATCCTGGAGCGAATTCTCGGACCGATCTACTCGGACGGCTTCAAGCGCACGAAGATTCGTGCGTTCATCTTGCACTGCATCGACTGCCACGATCTGAATCCCGTGCCGCTCACGATCGAAGGGGGCGTGACCGCCGTCGCGGACGGCATCGACATCACGAAGGGACGCGGGCGTAAAGCGTTCGCCCTTGGCAGTGTCGACATTCATTCCATCAGCGCGCTCGCCGTGGACTTCGTGACGATCCAGAAGGGCGACGACAAGCCGGTCGCGATTCACGTCACGATGAACAACACGGCGGGCATCTTTCAAGTCGAGGAGATCCTCGCGCCGAAGGTCATTCGCTCCCCCCTCGGGAGGTACGTGACGCTGCGCGCCCGCATGCGCGACGGCGACGAGGAGCGCATCTTGTCGAAGGTGCGCCTCGAGGGCGACCACTTCGTGATGGATCTCGAGGACGGCAGTCGGCTTTCCGTCGAGGTCGAGACGACGCAAAATCAGATGCGCAAGGCGGTCGAGCGGGAGTTGGGGTCGGACGTGAAGTGAAAGCGCGAGGGGGGCCGGGTATCGAACCCGGCCCCCTCGTGGTTGCTGTGCTT is a window encoding:
- a CDS encoding enoyl-CoA hydratase/isomerase family protein, with translation MTLLEAEFDHLQLDQHGPIAVLTINRPKALNALNGDTLSEIAQAVELIIDEAEIGAMIVTGSGERAFVAGADISELADLDSTFAGRELSLAGQDVMATVANLPFPTIAAINGFALGGGLELALACDVRVASPTAKLGLPEVGLGLIPGFGGTQRLPRLIGAGRALDLMLTGRQVGAQEALVMGLVNYVAEDVLSRSRELAQQMLKNAPMSLGLVKEAVRRGLDAPLDHALEIEADLFGMTVTTKDFKEGTRAFLEKRPASFQGE
- a CDS encoding phosphohydrolase, with product MDASNEKLTVTVAGGVILDVEGERPSQSQERASVDRPVEFATPRQKLIEEADGAIRRDLVSFPKALAAYDALTHDPEALASWDMANYITMRKLGYNDHGRVHAFVTGAASMAILDLLVAGGVRPDLVESGLGDLDDAYLAVILGTMLHDIGNGVHRVAHEQIGVSLALPILERILGPIYSDGFKRTKIRAFILHCIDCHDLNPVPLTIEGGVTAVADGIDITKGRGRKAFALGSVDIHSISALAVDFVTIQKGDDKPVAIHVTMNNTAGIFQVEEILAPKVIRSPLGRYVTLRARMRDGDEERILSKVRLEGDHFVMDLEDGSRLSVEVETTQNQMRKAVERELGSDVK